The genomic interval GATACTCCCATTAAATGGATTCATAGATCTGATCGATTTGCTGAAAAACTAGCTACACCAGATGTAACTGTGGCAGATATAATAGGAGATGTAGACCCGATTAAGGCAGCAAATTTAAAATTAAGTTATGCAGATGATCGAGTAATACATTACGGGATGATCCCTAGAGCCAATAGATGCATTTTTGTGATTAATGAATTACCAGATTTACAAGCACGTATTCAAGTAGCACTCTTCAATATTTTACAAGAAGGAGATATTCAGATACGTGGTTTTAAATTGAGACTACCCTTAGATATGCAATTTGTTTTTACTGCAAATCCAGAAGATTATACAAATCGAGGTAGCATTGTAACACCCCTTAAAGATAGAATAGGATCCCAAATTTTAACGCATTATCCAGAAACGGTAGAAATCGCACGAACGATTACAGAGCAAGAGGCAAAACTAGATGAGCGTCAAAAATCTAAAATTCATGTTCCCAATTTAGTAATGGACCTCTTAGAGGAAATAAGCTTTGTAGCTAGGGAAAGCGAATTAATCGATGAGAAAAGCGGTATTAGTGCACGAATGAGCATTACGGCATTCGAGAATTTGATGAGTACCGCAGAAAGACGAATGTTATTATCTGGCGATAAAAATACTGTAATTCGTTATTCAGATATCTTAGGCATTATTCCAGCAATTACAGGTAAGGTAGAATTGGTTTATGAAGGAGAGCAGGAGGGTGCAGATGAAGTTGCAAAAATTTTAATAGGGGATGCTACAAAATCTTTATTCGATGATTATTTTCCTAAAATTGAAAAACTAACCAAAGAAGATCAGGAAGACCCTTATGAGAATATATTGGCTTGGTTCTTTGAACAAAATGGTTTTGAACTAGAAAATAATTTGTCAGATAGAGAGTATAAATTAATAATAGATAGTATTACACCTCTTGAAGATTTGATAAACAAATATCAGCCAGATACTTCAGAAAAAGATCGTTATTTTCTTAAAGAGTTTATTCTATTTGGACTTGTAGAATATAAAAAATTAAGTAAATATCAACTTACAACGGGGATGCGATTTAATGACTTATATGGAAACTATATTTCAGGGTTGGGATAGGTTTATTTAAACTATCAGTTTAAATGGAAGTAATAATTATATGAAAAACAACTAGTTGTCAATATTATTTAGTTCAAACTAAAAATTAAAAAACCCTCATTTGAGGGTTTTTCTTTTAATAATTATGATTGTTTTTACAATTAATTTTCAAATATAAGTTGCCCTGTAAAAAACTCTTCAACTTCTACAACTGGAGGTCTATTTACAGAAATAAGATCTCCCGTAGCTCGAACCTGACCTCTTAGACTTTCAATAGGATGAACTATCATTTTAGCAGCACTTACATGTTTAACTGAAATTTCATTTACTATCAGATCTCCTGCGTCTAGTTGGGGGTACTCATCAGATAAAACAAATAATGCTTTATCAGCATGTCCTGATAATACAAAATTGCTAGAGCCATTAATGCTTATCGTTAAAATTTCTACATCTAAATCTAAAAAAACATCCCCACTTTTATTAGCATCTGTTAATAATCTGGTAGGTTCAGTATTACTCCATATAAGTAGACTAGGATAGCTTAATGTGCCATCGCTCATAATGGGATAACTAGAAGCTTGTCTGATAAAAGATATATTGGGAGATGTTACTGTGACGACTGTTTTACCATAATCTCTAAAAATATTGCAGCTATTATCATTTCTCATTATCAAAGTCTCCTCTATAACATCTACATAAATTTCTGGAGCTATATTTTCACCAGTTTGAACAAATACACTTTGCTCATCCCCTTGCTTTAAAATAACGCGAATATCGTCCTCTAGCTGCAATTTATCAAAAAATGAAACTACAACTTCGTAACCAATGTCTTTTCCGTCTGTTTGCAAACAATCTGTACTATTTTCAGAATTACAACCTATCATCAAGATATTGATGAGTATAATAAAAGCTGATGTACGCTTTCGCGAAAGTATATAATACTCCATTCTTAACATATATTTTAAAATCATAATCTAATACCTAATCCAAATTCTACAGCCTCTGCCTTTGCTCCATGTGTCTTAACTGCTATAGACCCAAAGTATTGTTTACCAAAATAACGTTTTAAACCTACACGCTGATAAAATTTCCCTTGATAATCGTACGGGTAGTATACATAATAACCTACATTAGCAAGTAATGCCATTTTATTAAACTGTAATTCGTGTCCTAAAAATATACCGACTCGTTTCCAATCTTGATCCTCCGTAACACCAAACTGTGGGAATGCAGCTGCAAGAAAGGCAATCTCATTTTTGAGAAATTTGGAGAAAAAAGCTTCAACACCAAAAACTATTTTACTTTTTTTGCTTAGTGTTTTGTCTATGGATGTTGTGACAACTAGAAAAGACTCCCTTCCTAAGCCTAAATAATCACTTTCATTAAGACCGCTTTGTAAAGAAATATTAAAATGTATAGGCTCTTTATATTTCATTCTGGGACCTTTGGGAATGTAATCTGGAATCTCTCCGTTTTTGTAAATCAGCCCTAGATTGAAAGTAACTGAATTTGAGCCTGTATTTGGTGCTTTTGAATTTCCGTTAGAACCGTGTAAGAATGTAAGACCTCCTTGCAAAGAGATAGCAGGTGTAATTGATTGTTTATAATTTATCATAAATACGGTTGAACTAAATAAGCTGCTACCATATGCATTATTAGAAATATTTGTCTCTATATCAAAAGGATTAGAATTATAGCCTATCCCTTGAGCAACTCTGAACATTAGTTTTCTATTTAGAAAATAGAAATTAAAATGGCCCATGAAGTTATAGGTATTTCCTAATTCACTATTCTTAAGATTTTGATAAGCAAAGCTAAAGCCCCAATCAGGATAATTATAGCGTCTTTCCCATTCATTTAAGCCGTATGTTTTTCTATTATATCCTAAAACAACTCCTTCTGGATGGCCTTTTATTAATGAAGCAATATCTTTATTGTGTCGGAGTATATTACCATAAAAATAATTTACTTCTAATTCAAAAGGACTTGTATACTGTTGACTAAATAAACTTGTAGAAATGATAAAGATTAAAACAAGAAAAAGGAAATTGCGCATCGGGCAAAAATAGTTAAAGTATTAAAAGTTTGATAGGTTATTTTTAAGCCAAATATTTTATTAATGGTCGAGAAATTTTCAACCTAAATAAGGTCAGATTTATTATGTAGTGTCGTTTGTTACAGTCTAACAATATATTAACTAAATACTTGGTTATTTATGACAACTTTAAATCAGATTCTTCTGTGAACTAATGAGATCATAGTACTTTTAAAAAAACAATTTAAAAATTCAAATATGAAAACATTATATAAGGCAACTACCAATGCAAAAGGTGGAAGAAAAGGACAGATAAAGTCAGAAGATGGGCCGTTAGATTTAAAATTATCAGTTCCAAAATCTATGGGAGGCGAAGGTGGAGACGGTACTAATCCTGAGCAATTATTTGGAGCAGCTTACGCAGCTTGTTTTGGCAGCGCTATTCAATCTGTGGCAAAAAATGAAGATGTTGAAATTAATGAAGAAGAGTTAAATGTAGCTGCTACCATTTCTTTTAATAAAGACGATGACGGTTTCTTTCTCAAGGCAATTTTAGATTGTTATATTCCTGGTGTGGACATTAAAACTGGAGAAGATTTAGTAGAGAAAGCTCATGAAGTGTGTCCTTTTAGTAAAGCTACAAGAGACAATATTACGGTGACATTAAATCTTATGATAGAAGAATAACACTTATAATTTTTAAAGCAAAAAATCCGCAATAACAATTGATGTTATATGCGGATTTTTTTTGTGAACTCAACGGGACAGAGTTCGAACTTTTTGAAGGAAGATATTAGCTTAATTCTCTCAAAATCAATGATTATGAATAATGCTTCCTCGCAACGATTTAGTTCCACTTCATTTTCTGCAACCTGACAGCATTTAAAATAGCAAGCAAGGCAACACCTACGTCTGCAAAAACGGCTTCCCACATTGTGGCAAGTCCACCAGCTCCTAAAATGAGAACTATAATTTTTACGCCAAATGCTAAAACAATATTTTGCCAAACGATACTTCTGGTAGAACGGCCTATTTTTATGGAGCGAGCAATCTTTGAAGGTTGGTCGTTTTGAATAATCACATCGGCAGTCTCAATAGCAACATCGCTTCCTAAACCACCCATTGCCATACCAACATCACTTGCTGCCAGAACAGGTGCATCATTAATACCATCGCCTATAAAAGCGACTGTTGTATCTGGTTGTGCTTTGAGTTTTTCTACTTCGTTGAGCTTATCTTCTGGCAACAAACCACCTTTTGCCCAATCGATGCCTAATTCTTTGGCGACTTTTTGTGTAATGGAATCTTTATCCCCAGAGAGCATTATGATTTTAGAAATACCAGCCTCGCGAATTTGCTTAATCGCTTGATGGGCATCTTCCTTCAGTTCATCTGCAATCGTTACGTAACCTGCAAATTTGCCATCTATTCCTACCATTACTATGGATTCCACAATAGTATCAGTTTCTGAAGGGACATCAATGCTATTTGAAGTCATTAAAGCTATGTTTCCTACCAGCACGGTTTTTCCGTTTACGGTTCCTTTCAATCCTTTTCCCGCGATTTCAGTTACTTCGGTTGCATCATAGTCGGCACCTTCGGCTTTGTATTCCATTATGGCTTTGGCGATGGGATGTGTAGATTGCTCTTCCATTGCCATTAGGTATTTCATAAAGTCCGCTTTCGCGAAAGCGGAATCATTTACAACTTCCTTAATTTTAAATACTCCTTTTGTAACCGTACCGGTTTTATCCATTACCACGGTATTCACCTTAGTCATTGCATCCAAAAATGATGCGCCTTTAAACAGGATTCCGTTGCGAGATGCAGCACCCAATCCACCGAAATATCCCAGCGGAATGGATATTACCAAAGCACAAGGACAAGAGATAACTAGAAAGATTAAAGCTCGATATAGCCAGTCTCTGAACACATAATCATCTACAACGAAATACGGTAAAAAGGTCAGACCTATGGCTAAGAAAACTACAATAGGCGTGTAAACACGAGCAAATTTTCTAATAAACAACTCGGTTTTAGATTTACGAGCGGTGGCATTCTGCACCATATCTAGAATACGTGCGATAGAACTATCTTTAAATTCCTTGGTAGTTTCTACCTCAATAACTCCATCGAGATTGATGCTTCCTGCAAAGACAGATGCTCCTTTTTGAATAGTGTCTGGTTTGCTTTCTCCAGTAAGGGCTGCGGTATTAAAAGAGCCTTTATCTGAAAGCAAAATACCATCAAGAGGCACTTTTTCTCCCACGCGCACTTGAATTTTTTCGCCTATCTCAACAGTCTCAGGATTAACCGAAATGAAGTCGTCATTGCGATATACTAACGCCTCATTAGGTCGCACATCTAATAAAGCCTTGATATTTCCTTTTGCTCGGTTAACCGCTGCTTGTTGAAATAATTCGCCCACGGCATAAAACAACATTACAGCTACACCTTCTGGGTATTCTCCTATGGCAAATGCGCCCAAAGTTGCAATGGACATTAAAAAGAACTCCGTAAAGAAATCTCCATTCTTAATACTGTTCCAACCTTCTTTTATTACAGGGAAGCCAACAGGGATATACGCCACTGTATACCATACGATTCTCACCCATCCTTTGAAAAATGGTAGCGCGTCAAAATAATCAATTGCAATACCTATTATAAGCATTACAAAACTGAAAATCGCCGGTAGATAAGTTTTCAAATTAGAAACTTCGTCTGGACTGCTGTGATTGTGTCCATCACCGTGACTATGCTCGCCCTTATGTTCGTTAGGGTCTATGTCGCGTAAATTTACTTTTTTCTTTTTCATCTATTTTGATATCCAAATTTTTGCTTGTTCTTTATCTTTTAAATCGAAGTATTTTACTTCCGAGCTAGTGAAGAAATCGGTTGCCTTTGCTGCCCATTCCTGCCATTTTTCATTTCCAACGAATGCTATTTTCCCGTAATCCTTGATATGGGCTACATCAGTCTTGATGTCTTCCCAAAATCCTTTTATAGTATAGCCTTCAAAATCTTCCATTTCAAAATAAAAGTCCACTTTGCGACCTTTGTCGATGATTCGATGTATTTGTTTGTGAATGGTCTTTAAATTTTCTTCGTTCAATTTGCCTGAGAGCCTTGCTGCAATCAAGTTCTCTTTGTTCGTATCTATAAACTGTATCATAACTTCTTATTTTTAAGTGTTCAAAGTACAAGTTTAAACCGTGCAACGGAAGTGCAATTATCGTCCACTACATTTTTCGCATATTCCTTTAAGTACCAAGTTGGCATCTTCGGCCACGTACCCATCAGGCAAATTGATATGTGGTATTTTATGCTCTGTCAGACATACGGTCTCATCGCAATTATGGCAATGAAAATGCAAGTGTAAATCTTGGTCAATCTCACAGTTGCAACCACTTTCGCATAGCGCATATTTTGAAATGCCAGTACCATCATCTATTTGATGAACAATTTTCTTTTCTTCAAAGGTTTTGAGTGTACGATATAGTGTGGTGCGTTCCGCTTTCGCGAAAGCGGACTCAATATCTGTTAGTGCTACTGCAATTTCCTTTTCTGCCAAATATTTATAAATCAAAATGCGCATCGCTGTAGGACGTACTTGATGATTTTCTAATGTTTTTTCTATTTCGGTCATTGTTATTTCAGATTACTTTTTATTTTTTTTGCCTTCGATAAAGCTTCCCATCCTTCTTTTGCTGCGTATGGAACAATCAGCAGCGCAGCAATTGGGTCTGCCCACCACCAGCCTAACCAATTCACAAGTAGTAATCCTAATAAAACTACTACCGTTTGATAAAGGCAAATAAATGTATCCTTTGCATCAGCTTTTAGAGCTGGACTGTCCAATCTGTTACCATATTTCCTTTTGTAATAAATCAAAATGGGATTTACGATTAAGGATATTACTAATATCACAACCCCAATAGTTGACCAAGATGCGGTTTCTTGACTTATTAATTTAGATATGGAATCATAGGATATAAAGGCACAGATGAGCGCAAAAGAGATTGCAATGACATAAAGCGTTATCATTTTTCGCGTTTCTACACGTTTCTCATCTATTCCTTTGATTTCGCCGTGCAACCGCCAGCCCAATGTTCCAGCACTTATTACCTCGATGGTGCTGTCAAGTCCCCAGCCAATTAAGGCAGAGCTGTTTGATGTAAATCCTGCGATAAGCGATACGACCACTTCAATGATGTCATAGATGACGTTCCATATCTGTAGGGTTCTGGCTTCTTTTAAATTTCTCTTCCTCGTTTTTTTCATATCTCCTAATGTGAGTGTTCTGTATCGCCTTTGTTCATTTCTGCCATAAGGTAATAGGAATTATTAAATGCAAAACGTGTTTTTGGACTTGGGGTTTCAAAAAAACGTATCGCTATCCAGTCACCATCTTTTTCGCCAGTCATAACTTCTATGGGTGTAAAACTCCACGCATCGCCTTCCCTTTGCGCTGTAAATACATACGTCTTTCCAGCTTCTGTAACTACGGCACTTTCTGGTAGTGCTATAGTCTGCTGGTTGTCAACTTCAATTTTACCTTTTATATACATTCCAGGTATAAGACCGCCTTCTTTGTTCTCAATTTCAGCGTGAACGTGCACTGCTTTGGGATCTTGTTCGAAGGTCTGGCTGACTGAATAAATTTCGGCTTCCAGTTCTTTTCCTGGACGCGATTGAATACTAAAGCGCACTTTTTGTCCTTTCTTTACTTTATCTACATCTTTTTCAAAAACCATTAAATCTGCGTGTACGTGGTCTGTGTCTACTATTTCCATCAGATTGGTCTGTGGCTCTACATACTGCCCAGTTTTTATAAATACCTTTTCTACAACACCTGCAATGGGACTGCGTAATGCCACACGCTGGTAAATCGTACCATTGCGCACGCCACTTGCATTGATGTTGTACTGTCGCAATTGCGCTTCAAGGCCTTTTACCATTGCCGTAGATGCCTGATAGTCTGCGGTGGCCTTTTGATAATTCATACCAGATGCCACGCCAGCTTCATAAAGTCTTTTTTGACGTTCGTATTCTTGTTTTAAAAAAAGACTGTTGCTGTATGCATTTAGGTAATCACTCTGTATCTGTATAATACTGGGATGTGAGAGGTATGCTACCGCTTGATTTTTTTTAACCTCGTCGCCTTCAATTACTTCTATGGAAGCCACATTTGCTCCCGCAAGCGTGGTAATATTAGCTTCGTTTTGTGGTGGCACTTCAAGCGTTCCGTTTGCTTCTACGTAACCGCTCATATTGCGCTGCGCAAGAGTGTCAATTTCCATTTGTAAGGCTACAAACTGTTCTTGCGTAAGCATTACTTCTTTAGCCTCGCCTTCGGTATGGTTTTCTTCATCAGTTTCACCTTCAGAATGGTTTTTTTCTGTTTCAGAATGGGTGGCTTCATCGTGGCCATCTTCAGTTTTTGAGTCGCCACAACTGGTCAATAATAATGCTAGTAGCATCGTTTTAACAGGTATATATTTTATCGTTTTCATCTTTTTAGTTTTGGAAATATTGTAGTTCAAACAAGGCTTTTAAATAATTATCGAGTGCATCTAGCGCATCCATTTCAGTCTGGATGGCATCCCTGATGATTTGTGTGAATGCCGCATAGTCCAGCGCTCCTTCTTTATATGCCAGCAACGCACCCTTTCGCTGGTCTATGGCAAGCGGCAGCGCTTCGGTTTTATAGAAAAACCAAGTGTCCCGCCATCGCACATAATTTTGCATCGCTTGTGTATATTGAGATTGTAACTCACGCTGTTTATAGGCTGCATCGGTTTCTGCAATCTGTGTATCCAGTTTTGCAGCTTTTGCGCGGCTGCGGTCTGGGCCAGAAAACAGCGGAACGGTAATACCCACTTGATAGGTGTAGAAACCGCTATCGCCATTTACTCGTTGCAGACCACCTTGCAGATTGAACTTGGGCAATAGATTTACCCTTGCTGCATCATAGCTTGCCTGTGCTTCGTCTATACGCTTTCGCGAAAGCGATAATTCGGGATGATCATTCAATATTTCAACTGTCTCTGAAATCGAAATTTCATCAGCTTCCAATTCATCAGTAACGGTGTACATCGTATCTGGTGTCAACCATAGGTTGAGTTTTTGAAGAGCGATCAAATAGTCTGTTTCTGCCTGTTGAAATTTATTATTGACCCGCAAAGCTTGATTGCGCGCAGCATCATATTCCAGCCTTGAAATGGCTTCCACTTCATAATTGAGTTCTACAGATTGTGCAAACTGATTGTAAATACTGTCCAATTCTCGGTACAAGAGGAACTTCTTTTTTGCCTGAAAACCTTCTGACCAGGCTTTTTTAACTTCCCGTTCTACCAGGATTTTAGAAAGGTCAAATGCCGTTTGTGCCAACTCGATCCGTTGTTGTTGTAAACGTTCCTTGGCACCTATTCCCAGTAGATCAATATTCTGCTGTCCGATGCCTATCAAGGTATAAATGCCCTGACCATTGGCTACTTCCTCACCACCAGTAAATACCTGTGTATTTCCGAAATCATAAGCATTGCCTGTGAGTGCATTCTGTCTTTCAATTTCGAGTTGGCTCGTTTTAAGTACAGGGTAATTCTCTTTGGCAATTTCAACCGCTCGTGATAGTGTGATGGGTATGATACTGTCCTGAACAATACTATCCTGCAAAGGTGCTTGTGATTGTTTCGCTTTTTCTTCGACTGCTCTCTGGGCAGATGCCCAAGAGGTACCACCTAACATAAAACCAAGTATCAAAATTGTAGTCAACGCTTGCGTATTAAACGAACCAATCTTTTTCTGGTCTTTGCGCTCGCGTCTCTTTTCTATAAACGTATAGAGCACGGGAAGAACGACCAACGTGAGTAGCGTCGCTGTAAGCATACCACCGATAACCACTGTAGCTAGTGGTTGCTGCACCTCTGCACCAGCAGATGTGGAAAACGCCATAGGTAAAAAGCCAAAGATATCTGTAGTAGCCGTGAGCATAATGGGACGAATACGTTCTTTAGTCCCTTTAAATATTCTATCCTTTATACTTACGACACCTTCTTCTTTTAAAGAATTGAATCGGTTAATAAGTACCAGCCCGTTGAGAACTGCGACACCGAATAGCACAATAAATCCTACACCCGCCGAAATACTAAAAGGCATATCTCTCAACCATAAGGCAAACACACCACCGATGGCCGCCAAGGGTATCGCGATGTAAATCATTAAAGATTGTGAAAAGGATTTTAGAGCAAAGTACAGCAGTATGAATATTAAAAACAGAGCGATAGGCACAACGATTATCAAACGATCCTTTGCACTTTGCAGATTCTCAAATTCGCCACCATAGGTAATATAATAGCCCGATGGCAGATCCAGTTCTTCATCTAATCTTTTCTGAATGTCTTTTACTACAGATTCCACATCCCTTCCTCGAGCATTTACACCTACATAGGTTCTTCTATACGTATTATCACGTGAGATTTGCATAGGTCCAGGCACGTATTCAATCTCGGCTATTTCGATAATGGGCACCTGATTTCCATCCTTAAGATCGATATACATATTGCGCAGGTCATCAATACTTTTTCTATGGCTTTCATCAAATCGTACCACGAGGTCAAATCGTTTCTCGCCCTCAAAAATGACACCAGCCGTACCACCTGCAAATGCAGTACTTATGTAATCATTGACTTTTTGAATATCCAGTCCATATTGCGCCATTTTATCTCGCCTAAATTTTACGGTCATCTGTGGTAATCCAGCTGTACGTTCTGCACTCACATCGCCAGCACCAGGAACAGTCTGTATAATAGCTGCCATTTCCTGAACCTTTTTTGACAATACCTCTAAATCTTCGCCATAAAGCTTTACCGCAATGTCTTCTCTCACACCTTCTAAAAGCTCGTTAAACCGCAGCTCTACAGGTTGAGTAAATACTAAATTCACACCCACGAGTTCTTCATTCAATTTATCTCTAATGGCATCTATCAAACCTTCTTTAGTAGAGGCGGTTGTCCAGTCATCCATATCCTTATTAAGGATGATGTACATATCTGCAATGTCCATAGGCATAGGATCTGTAGGAATATCTGCTACACCTATACGTGCTGTGACTGTTTTAATTTCAGGGAAATTATCTAATAGAATGTTTTCTATTTTTTTGGAAACTTCAATGGATTCTGACAGCGAACTTCCTGGTCTTATGAGGGCCTGCATTGCTAGATCTCCTTCATCGAGCTGCGGCACAAATTCTCCACCCATATTAGAAAAGATAAAACCTGCGATGACAAGTAAAACTGCCGCGGCTGATAAAACGATTAGTTTCAGCTTAAGTGCTCCCTTTAACAATGGCATATATGCACTATGAACAGCACCTATTATTTTATCACTTATTTTTTCGAGCCAGCGCTCAAACCTACCGAACCAGTTTTTGGTATTTTGTACTGGTTTCATAAAAAGCGCAGACATCATAGGCACATAAGTAAGACAAAGAATAATGGCACCTATCATTGCAAACCCAAAGGTGTATGCCATAGGTTTGAACATTTTACCTTCTACACCTG from Dokdonia sp. Hel_I_53 carries:
- a CDS encoding head GIN domain-containing protein; the encoded protein is MEYYILSRKRTSAFIILINILMIGCNSENSTDCLQTDGKDIGYEVVVSFFDKLQLEDDIRVILKQGDEQSVFVQTGENIAPEIYVDVIEETLIMRNDNSCNIFRDYGKTVVTVTSPNISFIRQASSYPIMSDGTLSYPSLLIWSNTEPTRLLTDANKSGDVFLDLDVEILTISINGSSNFVLSGHADKALFVLSDEYPQLDAGDLIVNEISVKHVSAAKMIVHPIESLRGQVRATGDLISVNRPPVVEVEEFFTGQLIFEN
- a CDS encoding heavy metal translocating P-type ATPase; its protein translation is MKKKKVNLRDIDPNEHKGEHSHGDGHNHSSPDEVSNLKTYLPAIFSFVMLIIGIAIDYFDALPFFKGWVRIVWYTVAYIPVGFPVIKEGWNSIKNGDFFTEFFLMSIATLGAFAIGEYPEGVAVMLFYAVGELFQQAAVNRAKGNIKALLDVRPNEALVYRNDDFISVNPETVEIGEKIQVRVGEKVPLDGILLSDKGSFNTAALTGESKPDTIQKGASVFAGSINLDGVIEVETTKEFKDSSIARILDMVQNATARKSKTELFIRKFARVYTPIVVFLAIGLTFLPYFVVDDYVFRDWLYRALIFLVISCPCALVISIPLGYFGGLGAASRNGILFKGASFLDAMTKVNTVVMDKTGTVTKGVFKIKEVVNDSAFAKADFMKYLMAMEEQSTHPIAKAIMEYKAEGADYDATEVTEIAGKGLKGTVNGKTVLVGNIALMTSNSIDVPSETDTIVESIVMVGIDGKFAGYVTIADELKEDAHQAIKQIREAGISKIIMLSGDKDSITQKVAKELGIDWAKGGLLPEDKLNEVEKLKAQPDTTVAFIGDGINDAPVLAASDVGMAMGGLGSDVAIETADVIIQNDQPSKIARSIKIGRSTRSIVWQNIVLAFGVKIIVLILGAGGLATMWEAVFADVGVALLAILNAVRLQKMKWN
- a CDS encoding STAS/SEC14 domain-containing protein, with the translated sequence MIQFIDTNKENLIAARLSGKLNEENLKTIHKQIHRIIDKGRKVDFYFEMEDFEGYTIKGFWEDIKTDVAHIKDYGKIAFVGNEKWQEWAAKATDFFTSSEVKYFDLKDKEQAKIWISK
- a CDS encoding Fur family transcriptional regulator → MTEIEKTLENHQVRPTAMRILIYKYLAEKEIAVALTDIESAFAKAERTTLYRTLKTFEEKKIVHQIDDGTGISKYALCESGCNCEIDQDLHLHFHCHNCDETVCLTEHKIPHINLPDGYVAEDANLVLKGICEKCSGR
- a CDS encoding acyloxyacyl hydrolase gives rise to the protein MRNFLFLVLIFIISTSLFSQQYTSPFELEVNYFYGNILRHNKDIASLIKGHPEGVVLGYNRKTYGLNEWERRYNYPDWGFSFAYQNLKNSELGNTYNFMGHFNFYFLNRKLMFRVAQGIGYNSNPFDIETNISNNAYGSSLFSSTVFMINYKQSITPAISLQGGLTFLHGSNGNSKAPNTGSNSVTFNLGLIYKNGEIPDYIPKGPRMKYKEPIHFNISLQSGLNESDYLGLGRESFLVVTTSIDKTLSKKSKIVFGVEAFFSKFLKNEIAFLAAAFPQFGVTEDQDWKRVGIFLGHELQFNKMALLANVGYYVYYPYDYQGKFYQRVGLKRYFGKQYFGSIAVKTHGAKAEAVEFGLGIRL
- a CDS encoding cation diffusion facilitator family transporter, giving the protein MKKTRKRNLKEARTLQIWNVIYDIIEVVVSLIAGFTSNSSALIGWGLDSTIEVISAGTLGWRLHGEIKGIDEKRVETRKMITLYVIAISFALICAFISYDSISKLISQETASWSTIGVVILVISLIVNPILIYYKRKYGNRLDSPALKADAKDTFICLYQTVVVLLGLLLVNWLGWWWADPIAALLIVPYAAKEGWEALSKAKKIKSNLK
- a CDS encoding magnesium chelatase → MNHKEIKTLGQLKNTGWKSRSIKDELREHLIEKLESGASTFAGIHGYEHTVIPELERAILSKHNINLLGLRGQAKTRLARQMVNLLDEWMPIVQGSEINDDPLEPISRYATSLIAETGDDTPIKWIHRSDRFAEKLATPDVTVADIIGDVDPIKAANLKLSYADDRVIHYGMIPRANRCIFVINELPDLQARIQVALFNILQEGDIQIRGFKLRLPLDMQFVFTANPEDYTNRGSIVTPLKDRIGSQILTHYPETVEIARTITEQEAKLDERQKSKIHVPNLVMDLLEEISFVARESELIDEKSGISARMSITAFENLMSTAERRMLLSGDKNTVIRYSDILGIIPAITGKVELVYEGEQEGADEVAKILIGDATKSLFDDYFPKIEKLTKEDQEDPYENILAWFFEQNGFELENNLSDREYKLIIDSITPLEDLINKYQPDTSEKDRYFLKEFILFGLVEYKKLSKYQLTTGMRFNDLYGNYISGLG
- a CDS encoding organic hydroperoxide resistance protein translates to MKTLYKATTNAKGGRKGQIKSEDGPLDLKLSVPKSMGGEGGDGTNPEQLFGAAYAACFGSAIQSVAKNEDVEINEEELNVAATISFNKDDDGFFLKAILDCYIPGVDIKTGEDLVEKAHEVCPFSKATRDNITVTLNLMIEE
- a CDS encoding efflux RND transporter periplasmic adaptor subunit, producing MKTIKYIPVKTMLLALLLTSCGDSKTEDGHDEATHSETEKNHSEGETDEENHTEGEAKEVMLTQEQFVALQMEIDTLAQRNMSGYVEANGTLEVPPQNEANITTLAGANVASIEVIEGDEVKKNQAVAYLSHPSIIQIQSDYLNAYSNSLFLKQEYERQKRLYEAGVASGMNYQKATADYQASTAMVKGLEAQLRQYNINASGVRNGTIYQRVALRSPIAGVVEKVFIKTGQYVEPQTNLMEIVDTDHVHADLMVFEKDVDKVKKGQKVRFSIQSRPGKELEAEIYSVSQTFEQDPKAVHVHAEIENKEGGLIPGMYIKGKIEVDNQQTIALPESAVVTEAGKTYVFTAQREGDAWSFTPIEVMTGEKDGDWIAIRFFETPSPKTRFAFNNSYYLMAEMNKGDTEHSH